The Halobellus sp. MBLA0158 genome has a window encoding:
- a CDS encoding cupin domain-containing protein: protein MGYRTVDYEDVTPADGRPCELRRLGAAAGLENVAINRFRAEPGEQLPLAYHYHEEQEEAFYVLSGTLAVETPEESFEVETDELFAVDPESPQRAYNPDDADGDVVVLAIGAPAVDGDAVAYDAED, encoded by the coding sequence ATGGGATACCGGACTGTGGACTACGAGGACGTGACGCCCGCCGACGGGCGACCGTGCGAACTGCGCCGCCTCGGGGCGGCCGCGGGCCTGGAGAACGTCGCGATCAATCGCTTCCGTGCCGAGCCGGGCGAGCAGCTGCCGCTCGCGTACCACTACCACGAGGAACAGGAAGAGGCGTTCTACGTCCTCTCGGGGACGCTCGCCGTCGAGACGCCCGAGGAGTCCTTCGAGGTCGAGACCGACGAGCTGTTCGCGGTCGACCCCGAGAGCCCCCAGCGGGCCTACAACCCCGACGACGCCGACGGGGACGTCGTCGTGCTCGCGATCGGCGCGCCGGCCGTCGACGGCGACGCCGTCGCCTACGACGCCGAGGACTGA
- a CDS encoding DUF5828 family protein, translated as MEESVSGFKVRGSWGDVVEHGERITRALRDAGVESDAFEEWDEWRPKSHERLSKDVSEKTAVQASVAEGEGEKAGKGPDEDLQTAGERLSESYERVEEGDSDGAVERWSESLGYVARAADSAGRRALRRVENTVYQRVMTQLAPYYFDNELVSANIQKSARGDDEVTFIFEVNINDDDLKDEVSDRLAAFDDEVTRWHVDTPKETETAEAAEGVEPPESEERSRSTTN; from the coding sequence ATGGAAGAGAGCGTCTCCGGATTCAAGGTTCGGGGCTCGTGGGGCGACGTCGTCGAGCACGGCGAACGCATCACCCGCGCGCTCCGCGACGCCGGCGTCGAGAGCGACGCCTTCGAGGAGTGGGACGAGTGGCGCCCGAAGTCCCACGAGCGCCTCTCGAAGGACGTGAGCGAGAAGACCGCCGTCCAGGCCAGCGTCGCCGAAGGAGAAGGGGAGAAGGCCGGCAAGGGCCCCGACGAAGACCTCCAGACGGCGGGCGAGCGCCTCTCCGAGTCCTACGAGCGCGTCGAGGAGGGCGACAGCGACGGCGCCGTCGAGCGCTGGTCGGAGTCGCTCGGGTACGTCGCCCGCGCCGCCGACTCCGCCGGCCGCCGGGCGCTCCGCCGCGTCGAGAACACGGTCTACCAGCGCGTGATGACCCAACTGGCGCCCTACTACTTCGACAACGAACTCGTGAGCGCCAACATCCAGAAGTCCGCCCGCGGCGACGACGAGGTGACGTTCATCTTCGAGGTGAACATCAACGACGACGACCTCAAAGACGAGGTCAGCGACCGCCTCGCGGCCTTCGACGACGAGGTGACCCGCTGGCACGTCGACACGCCGAAGGAGACAGAAACCGCCGAGGCCGCAGAGGGCGTCGAGCCGCCGGAGTCCGAGGAGCGCTCGCGCTCGACGACGAACTGA
- a CDS encoding helix-turn-helix domain-containing protein, with product MADVPEMSDLLETEDPGFQQVLACVFGIQRHESRTYLTLLDNPGSTVAELADILDRDRSNVNRSLTTLMEKGLAARERRLLDSGGYIYQYTATDLPEAKEMLHGALDEWVERVHRSIDEYGAEEVA from the coding sequence ATGGCCGACGTACCAGAGATGAGCGACCTCCTGGAGACCGAGGATCCGGGGTTCCAGCAGGTGCTGGCCTGCGTCTTCGGGATCCAGCGCCACGAGAGCCGGACCTATCTCACGCTGCTCGACAATCCGGGGAGCACGGTCGCGGAGCTCGCGGACATCCTCGACCGCGACCGGAGCAACGTCAACCGCTCGCTGACGACGCTGATGGAGAAGGGCCTCGCCGCGCGGGAGCGCCGCCTCCTCGATTCGGGCGGGTACATCTACCAGTACACCGCGACCGACCTCCCCGAGGCCAAGGAGATGCTCCACGGCGCCCTCGACGAGTGGGTCGAGCGCGTCCACCGGAGCATCGACGAGTACGGCGCCGAAGAGGTGGCCTAG